One Pyrenophora tritici-repentis strain M4 chromosome 5, whole genome shotgun sequence DNA window includes the following coding sequences:
- a CDS encoding TT-ORF1 domain containing protein, which yields MNTDPYQFPGDQEDIEFPVYNEDLPGDEIATSDAPQQSSDHAEVVKSSESFSAPQRRHRIARTLRTDAAIELRNKVLSDWNTDYRANMKAAARQKMQYRATVQARKNAEHYVWNSGIGNIGQRIFGLHPNPFDMFIGDGLFESLTGLSRKVTGAKHDRDSGIDDTTQEESRRVRQRTEEREFGRAGDEEEEGFLIPGDDNAVELPREAASALDDQQIFSAMPWNMSASVRGSSAIPRSGRVGMMGGSAEQGRPGSCRLVSASPLHGKGQPSAALEPFRTFTSDADFGGDEFGLAGPSLDFPLPVHGAAPEVATRVREALSTEGANFAAFIHERIREQMSDILQVEAAADIDEISFEELLPPAENTKMIACQGLMMVLALGMKGMLDVQQSEHLGDISLKLTSKAKAMQVVDISDGEESGEEDGDGAEDDVLDAQEAQDQDREDVVMEEVEKGHFQDQFSADHAAQEEDERDSLYDD from the coding sequence ATGAACACTGACCCATACCAGTTCCCCGGAGATCAAGAAGACATTGAATTCCCCGTCTACAACGAAGACCTTCCTGGAGATGAAATAGCCACATCGGACGCTCCACAACAGTCCAGCGACCACGCCGAAGTAGTCAAATCCTCCGAATCATTTTCTGCACCGCAGCGTCGACACCGGATTGCACGCACTCTTCGCACCGACGCAGCAATTGAGCTCCGCAACAAGGTGCTGTCAGACTGGAACACAGACTACCGTGCGAACATGAAGGCCGCCGCCCGACAAAAGATGCAATATCGAGCTACCGTGCAAGCTCGGAAGAACGCAGAACACTATGTCTGGAACTCTGGTATTGGTAACATCGGCCAACGCATCTTCGGTCTACATCCCAACCCATTCGACATGTTCATCGGCGACGGACTCTTCGAGTCACTCACTGGCTTGAGCCGCAAGGTCACTGGCGCGAAGCACGACCGCGACAGTGGAATCGACGATACCACGCAAGAAGAATCCCGGCGCGTGCGTCAGCGTACCGAAGAACGCGAGTTCGGTCGCGCTggagatgaagaagaagaaggcttCCTCATACCCGGTGATGACAACGCAGTCGAACTACCTCGCGAAGCCGCATCCGCCCTTGACGACCAGCAAATCTTCTCAGCCATGCCCTGGAACATGAGCGCTTCTGTACGCGGCTCGTCGGCCATTCCCCGCAGTGGACGTGTTGGTATGATGGGCGGCTCGGCAGAACAGGGTCGACCAGGCAGCTGCCGTCTGGTATCCGCTTCCCCACTGCATGGTAAGGGTCAGCCTAGCGCAGCACTGGAACCTTTTCGAACCTTTACGAGTGATGCTGATTTCGGGGGCGACGAGTTTGGGCTTGCCGGTCCTAGTTTGGATTTTCCTCTGCCAGTACATGGAGCCGCTCCGGAGGTGGCGACACGTGTGCGCGAAGCACTTTCTACAGAGGGCGCGAATTTTGCTGCTTTCATTCATGAACGTATCAGGGAGCAAATGTCTGATATCTTGCAAGTCGAGGCCGCTGCCGATATCGACGAGATCTCGTTTGAGGAGCTGCTTCCACCCGCTGAGAATACCAAGATGATCGCTTGCCAGGGGCTGATGATGGTGCTTGCACTTGGTATGAAGGGCATGCTCGACGTGCAACAGTCTGAGCACTTGGGCGATATCAGTCTTAAGCTTACCAGCAAGGCCAAGGCTATGCAAGTCGTTGACATTAGCGACGGCGAAGAGAGTGGCGAAGAAGATGGAGACGGCGCGGAAGATGATGTTCTAGATGCACAAGAGGCGCAGGACCAAGATAGGGAAGATGTTGTCATGGAGGAGGTGGAAAAGGGTCATTTCCAGGATCAGTTCAGCGCAGACCATGCTGCTCAGGAGGAAGACGAGCGAGATTCGCTTTATGATGATTGA
- a CDS encoding Rad21-Rec8 N terminal domain-containing protein: MFYSHEILTSRKYGVATVWLVATLGQKSSLKRINRKQILEVDVPKACQTIVDPVAPMALRLQGNLLYGVSRVYLQQCGYVLSDAQNAQNELQMMLRTVKDAALDPDAGRARPEQLILQDDPSFLPDFTLPPPDLLAELDSRFNLHIVHSGSSQSLTPFGSQQSQDSSSHVGVIGGLVLPSSSSPGLPAEFRLEGENELGGLGGVLGDEDNMVEIEDPDFMFGDDGNIIHLSPGR; the protein is encoded by the exons aTGTTCTACAGTCACGAAA TATTAACCTCGCGCAAATATGGCGTCGCAACCGTATG GCTCGTCGCCACACTCGGTCAAAAGTCCAGCCTGAAGCGCATCAATCGCAAGCAGATCCTCGAAGTCGATGTTCCGAAAGCTTGTCAGACTATTGTTGATCCGGTGGCGCCTATGGCTTTGCGGCTACAGGGGAATTTGTT ATACGGTGTCTCGCGTGTGTACCTACAGCAGTGCGGATACGTTCTTTCAGATGCACAGAATGCGCAGAATGAGTTGCAGATGATGCTACGCACGGTTAAAGATGCTGCGCTGGATCCTGATGCTGGTAGAGCTAG ACCCGAACAGCTCATCCTTCAAGACGACCCATCTTTCCTCCCTGACTTCACTCTTCCTCCCCCAGACCTCCTCGCAGAACTCGACTCCAGGTTCAACCTGCACATTGTTCACTCCGGCAGTTCACAGTCCCTGACACCCTTTGGCTCGCAGCAATCCCAGGACTCCTCATCTCATGTCGGTGTCATTGGTGGGCTTGTGCTTCCTAGCTCGTCATCGCCTGGTCTGCCGGCCGAGTTCAGACTCGAAGGCGAGAATGAGCTTGGTGGTCTTGGTGGTGTGCTGGGAGATGAGGACAATATGGTGGAGATTGAAGATCCGGATTTCATGTTTGGAGATGATGGGAATATCATTCATTTGTCGCCGGGTC GGTGA
- a CDS encoding ubiquitin carboxyl-terminal hydrolase 14 yields MASIPVIVKHQGKKHELEVDTTSTGETFKYQLFSITGVEPERQKVIVKGGQLKDDTDMSKLNLKPNQVLMMLGSPSGSGRVIEKPKAPVKFLEDMDEAEAAQLEGATPAGLQNLGNTCYMNSTLQTLRSIPELQEELLRYTASQDSGSSSSAHALSQFGLGGLGASTDLTGSLRDLFKQMSETQQGFPPLAFLNALRTAFPQFAQKSKDGHGYAQQDAEEAWSQIVSQLRQKLKIKDNETGSDATKKQELSWIDKYMAGKFESVMECDEPGAKEGGEEPVHSEDLFFKLNCHINVETNHLRDGLAAGLKEQIEKRSEVLGRNALYTKTSKIARLPKHLPIHFVRFDWRRDTNKKAKIMRKVTFPEELDALEFCTDELRKLLVPIRDKIREVRKEEEDVERARKRQKRMKAGEENDTDPLAHKEPLQKKKEAAQKKEDAGKPAEDTKMEEVEYKTDAQVEAERAASILAAKKELLALVDPKMAADEGANQTGLYDLRGVITHQGASADSGHYTSFVKKQGAKDPNTGKRKEEDGKWWWFNDEKVSEVDAERIQTLSGGGQSHSALILLYRAVPLPSIDEDVQMGEA; encoded by the exons ATGGCGTCTATACCAG TAATTGTCAAGCATCAGGGCAAGAAGCATGAGCTCGAAGTCGATACCACGTCTACAGGCGAGACGTTCAAGTACCAGCTCTTCTCCATCACCGGCGTCGAGCCCGAGCGCCAAAAGGTCATCGTCAAGGGCGGCCAGCTTAAAGATGACACGGATATGAGCAAACTAAACCTCAAGCCCAACCAGGTCCTCATGATGTTGGGTTCGCCTTCTGGTTCGGGAAGAGTCATCGAGAAGCCCAAAGCCCCCGTAAAGTTCTTGGAAGACATGGACGAGGCCGAGGCCGCACAGTTGGAAGGCGCCACACCGGCCGGTCTGCAGAACTTGGGCAATACCTGCTACATGAATTCGACGCTCCAGACTCTGCGCTCCATTCCAGAACTCCAGGAAGAGCTTCTGCGGTACACTGCCAG CCAGGACTCCGGCTCGTCTAGCTCCGCTCACGCACTCAGCCAATTCGGTCTCGGTGGCCTCGGTGCCTCTACAGATTTGACAGGCTCCCTCCGCGATCTATTCAAGCAAATGTCCGAGACTCAGCAGGGTTTCCCGCCACTGGCCTTCTTGAACGCTCTCCGAACCGCATTCCCCCAGTTCGCCCAAAAGTCAAAGGACGGCCACGGCTATGCGCAACAAGATGCGGAGGAGGCTTGGTCACAGATTGTCTCGCAGCTGCGCCAAAAGCTGAAGATCAAGGACAACGAGACGGGTTCAGACGCGACCAAGAAGCAAGAGCTGTCCTGGATCGACAAGTACATGGCCGGCAAGTTCGAGTCGGTCATGGAGTGCGATGAGCCAGGCGCCAAGGAGGGTGGCGAGGAGCCGGTACACAGCGAGGACCTATTCTTCAAATTGAATTGTCACATTAATGTTGAGACAAATCATCTTAGAGACGGTCTGGCCGCTGGCCTCAAGGAGCAGATTGAGAAGAGGTCCGAGGTTCTGGGCAGGAACGCCCTGTACACCAAGACATCAAAGATCGCACGCCTGCCAAAGCACTTGCCCATCCACTTTGTGCGCTTCGACTGGAGACGCGATACCAACAAGAAGGCAAAGATCATGCGCAAGGTCACTTTCCCCGAGGAGTTGGACGCGCTGGAGTTCTGTACAGACGAACTGAGGAAGCTCCTGGTCCCTATCCGCGACAAGATCCGTGAGGTCCgcaaggaagaggaggacgTCGAGCGTGCCCGCAAGCGACAGAAGCGCATGAAGGCCGGCGAGGAGAACGACACTGACCCCCTTGCCCACAAGGAGCCTctgcagaagaagaaggaggcTGCACAAAAGAAGGAGGATGCCGGAAAGCCAGCCGAAGACACCAAGATGGAAGAGGTCGAGTACAAGACCGATGCTCAAGTAGAGGCTGAACGCGCCGCATCCATCTTGGCTGCAAAGAAGGAGCTTCTCGCTCTCGTGGACCCCAAGATGGCTGCCGACGAGGGAGCGAACCAGACGGGTCTTTACGATCTTAGGGGCGTGATTACCCACCAGGGTGCCAGCGCTGACAGCGGTCACTACACATCTTTCGTCAAGAAGCAGGGTGCCAAGGATCCCAACACCGGTAAGCGGAAGGAGGAAGACGGCAAGTGGTGGTGGTTCAATGACGAGAAGGTCTCCGAGGTCGATGCTGAGAGGATACAGACTCTGTCTGGTGGTG GCCAAAGTCACTCGGCTCTTATCCTCCTATACCGCGCAGTCCCCCTACCCTCTATTGATGAGGATGTGCAGATGGGCGAGGCATAG